The uncultured Bacteroides sp. genome segment TTGTTGCTGCAAATATATGAATATTATCTTATCAGAATAAATTAAATCTTTTGTTTTTCAGAATGAAAAGAAAAATTATTTTCATTCCTCACTCTCTCACTAAGTTTAATAGTTTATTGGTTTATAGCTTTCTGAAAAGTGATAGATTAGTTTTTATCCCTCACTGAGGCTTCACAAAAAAATGTCAATTTTGAGTCTGATTCTATTCGTTGCTTAATATTAAATAAAATCTTTCATGATGTATTATCTTTTTTTGTGGAAAGCAACTAAAAATGTAAAAGGAAGAGTTTGAAAAGAGTCTCCAATTAGTATTCAATCTTATCCAGATTCCTGGTCCATGCTTCAAAAGCTTTCAGAGCCTCTTCGCGAAGTAATGGTTCCGATTGCAGTTTTCTGTCGGCAGGTTTAAGTTCCAGTTCATCATAGATGAAGGAATCATCAAAATCAATGTTCATAGCATCGGTTTTTGTATTTGCATAATACATTTTATCCAGCCGGGCCCAGTAGATAGCTCCAAGACACATGGGACAGGGTTCGCAGGAGGTGTAAATTTCGCAGCCGCTGAGGTTGAATGTCTCCAGCTTTTTTGCAGCGGCACGAATAGCGCATATTTCGGCGTGAGCAGTAGGATCACATGAATCGGTTACTCTATTTACGCCGGTAGCAACAATTTCTCCACCTTTCACAATAACAGCGCCAAAAGGTCCTCCGCCGTTTGCGATGTTTTCTATAGAAAGCTCAATAGCTTTACGCATAAATTGTTCTTTATTCATTGTGCTGGAATTAGTTTATTAATAATCAGAACTTTTGATAAATATAAGAATAAACAGTTAAACGAACTACTTTAAGCTCTTTATATATAAAAAATAAACAGCCTTTTTGTTTGTTATTTATTTCTGTATTCTTTCTTTTTTTTGAAGTTAAATCCTGCATATACTCGTATGGTTCCGAAGCTATTGTTCAGGTAGAAATTTTTAGTACGGTAATCATAAGTATGCATCACTAATGATGCTCCTGCAAAATATTTAGAATCATTGTAAACAATACCGACCCTGGTTATCAGATCTAAGTTCATGTCGTTTAGCGTAGGATAATTCCTCACATCTGAGTCAACCTTTGATTTTTTATATGCCACAGCAGGTGTCAGGGAAAGATCGGCAAGGCAGTTTTTTGCAAAAACCCAGTTATAGGCATAGCCAAAGTTTAAACTGTAATCAGAATAATTGATCTCATTAAACTTCAGTGCATCACTTAGCTTTTCTAGTACGGGTGCCGGCAATTGACTGTGGTCAAAATAAATCTTGTGCTGCGAATAAGAAAATCCTGCAATGAAAGATCCTGCACTACGTCGCTGGTTACTCGACTGACTGTAAGCTGCCGGATAGGAAAACTTCTTGTTGTTAAATACCCAGTAAGCATTAACGCCTTTTATATCAACCGAAAAACCATCAATGTCTTTATCGTATGCAGGAGTTTCACTATTTTTGAATATCCCGCTTGTACTGAGTAGTTTAAAGTCGCTACCGCTTTTCCGGTAATAGATATCACCTCCCACCATGGAACTGTAAAGGCTTAATCCAAATTCAGTTTTCTTTTTTGATTGATTATCATTGCCAAACAAATCTTTCAGATTAATAGACCAACCCAGAAATATCCATCTCCATCCAAAATATACGCCAAGTTTATAGCTCATATTGGGCGCAATGGTGAGTCGCTGAGGATTGTTTTCATTGCTGCTTAGACGATAATATTCATACCAGTTGCTGTTTTCAAGCATAAATGCGAAGTTGTATTTGTTTGGATCTACATAGTTGCTATCTATTTCATTTATTTTGTGTCCGATTATGTTTACATTTTCTTTTGCTTTCTCTCCTAGTTCTTTTCCTTTTTTAAAAAGGCCTGTTTTCTCGTTCTGTGCCAACAAGAATATTGAAGGAAATAGTAGTATATAAAAGAAAGTAATCAGTCTTTTCATTAAAAATAGTAAGTTTTTGTCTTAGATTTTACCAAGGATTCTATCCATTACCCAATTAGTAGGGGTAGCGCTAATGCCATCGCATGTACAAACAGATTTTCCCTGCAAGTGATGAATAACAGATTCAATCAGATTGTACTGAATGTGTTCCGGATTCTCAACTTCAAATTCCTCACGTCCTTTCTCTGTATGAATTGCAATTGGGTCGAATGTAAATGTGGAAAAACAAATCATCCCTTTATCGCCGATTACTTCAATGCGATCTTCTTTGGCTGAACTGTGGGCCACAAAGCACCATGAGCCGGAGCCAACTAATCCTGAATCGAACTGGAAGGAAGCGCTGACGGTGTCTTCTGCTTTATACAGGCCTGCGCGGTTACTTTTATATCCTTGAGCCTCAAGAATACAGCCAAATATATCTTGAAGAATGTCTAACTGGTGGGAAGCCAGGTCATAAAAATATCCTCCACCGGCAATATCTGGTTGTACGCGCCAAGGCAGATTCTCTTTATTATAGTCAAGATCGTAAGGCGGTTGTGCAAAGCGGACTTGGACATTGATTACATTTCCTATAGCTCCCTGCTCAATCAGTTCTTTTACCTTCATAAAGTAAGGCAGGTAACGTCTGTAATAAGCAACAAAACAAGGAATGCCTGTCTCCTGAGAAATTCGGTTGATACGTGTACACTCTTCATAGCTGCTTGCCATTGGCTTCTCAATATATACAGGCTTGCCAGCTTTCATAGACATAATGGCATAAGTGGCATGAGAAGAAGGTGGGGTAGCAATATAAACCGCATTGACCTCCGGATCTTCAATTAATTCCGTTGCATCAGTATACCATTTCTTGATACCTCTTTTTTCTGCGTAGTTTTTTGCTCTTTCTGCATCACGGCTCATTACCGCAACAACAGTGGAACCTTCAATTTTCTTAAAAGCCGGTCCACTTTTCTTTTCTGTTACGTTTCCGCAGCCTATAAACCCCCATCTAATCATTTCTCTTAATTCTCTTTATTTATCTTATAACAAAAATAACAGTTAATCGAATTGCAAATATATTGTTTTTAATTACTTTTGTCATTACATTACATGAATAAACTGATAAAAAATTGCACTATAATGGAAAATCAAGCATCAAAGATAGTTTTTTTAAAGTCAAGAAGTCTAGCTGGGCGTTTCTCTTCTGCATTCGATTTTATTGAAAATAATTTAAAAGTTCTGGTAAAATTAAGCTCTTTTATTTTAGTACCAACAGCTTTTATTGTTGCGTTCTTGTTTACTACGTTCAGTAATCTTATGATTCAGGCCTTTCAGGCGAAATCTGCTCCTACGGGATTGTTAACTAAATACTTAATTCTTATATTGTCAATAGCGCTGATTAGTGTTATTGGAGATATTCTTTTTAAAGGTCTCCTCTTTTTATTGGTGAAAGAATATTCTTTGCGGGATTCTATTGCCCGCCTTTCATTCAAGGGAATAAAAGATAAGTTAATTCTTAATACAAAGAGATTCTTTATCGTAAGTATCGTCCTTTTTGTTCTTATGATTATTTATCTTGCTCTGTTTGCTGGTTTATTTATTCTTTCTAAATGGACATTGCTGTTAACTGTTCCCTTACTTCTTTTTTTAATGATACCTTTTACTTATGCACAGGTAATTTATATGTTTGAGGAATTAAATGTAATAGCAGCTTTAAAGAAGGGATTTCGGTTAGGTATTCCTAACTGGGCCGGAACACTCTTTCTTTTAATTCTGGCTACTATTTTTTCTCTTATTATCCAGACTATTGCTTTTACTCCATGGGGAATAGGTTTGTTTGCTCAGTCTCTGTCGTTTAATTCTATCCTTGATGGCAATCCTTCAACATTACCAGGCTATTTTAGTCTCTTAATGTTTGTTTTGTGCGTGATAGGCTTTTTTATTTCATATCTGGCTCAAACGCTTCCTTCTATGTCAATGATATTTCAGTATTTCAGCGCCTCAAAGGGACAGGCAGATAAAGAAGAACAGGATCAGTCTTTATAATACTTTTTATAGATACTTTGATACTCTTTGCTCTTGGTAAATGTCTTAAGCCAGGAGTTGAGACTATCAAGCAATATGGGAGATTGTTTGCTTACACCCCATGAATAGAATTGGGTGAAACTGATATCTGTGTGAATATCCAGCTGAGGAAAAGAATCAATGGAAGCTAAAGCAATGCTTTTATCACAAACTGCATAACTAATATCTCCATGGGCAACCATAGCCATAAGCTGCTCGGAACCATATTTTTCAATTTCTTTAATGTAAATGGCGTCTCCTATTTCATTGCTTAGATTCCGGATACGAAGAATTGAAGGTGAACCTTTCTCTACATGAATGATTTTATGCGCCAAATCCAGCTGGCTTTTAATAAACAGAGGGTTGTTGGCTCCAGCTTTTCGTTGAACTAATATCTGATTGTTCAGAAGGATAGGGGAAGTTAATAAGATGGAGTCTTTCAGTTCACTTGTGGCTGGTATGTTGTAGGCAATAATATCGAACTTCCCACAAGAAAGGCCATTTAAACGTTTCTCAAAACTCATTTCAGGAACAATTTCCAGACGTAAACCTTGGGCTTTGGCAAAAGCTTTTGCCAACTCATACTGAAATCCAGAAATTGTATCTCCGTCTACAAAATAGCTCAAAGAATTGTATTCTGTAACAATCCTCAGAACTCCCGATTTCTTAATCTCTGCATAGTCGCGCGGTTTACCTTTTAAAGCTTCTTTCCGGGTACAGTAAACAGCGATTAATAATACAGATATAGCTCCCAGAATCAGATACTTAATATATCTTCTCTTTATATGATTAATCATAGAAGTTCCAGGAAATACCGATCTTAAATAGACGGGGATTGATTGGATAGTGAGGCACATAGAATGCATTTCCACCTGAACCTTGATTCACATGATACCACATAACAAAGAAGCGCGTGCGTTTTAAGTGAAGGTTTGCATATAAGTCCATAATAGGATATCCTCCAATCTTAACGCCATTTGCTTCATTCTGCAGATTAAAGTTTCCAATGGCTGGAGTATAGGCCGGTGCATAATATTTAGTGAAATAACGAACATCGATTCCCAATTGAAGGCTAAGTACCTTTTTTGCTAGCTTTGTCTCCAAATACAGATTATGATAAAGAGATAGTTCAGGCAACGGAATAATAGTGCTATTCCCGGACTTCTGATAAGAAATTTCATTATCTAAATGAAGCTTACCTAATTTGAAATTCTGGCTAAATGTAGCTCCTAATATTTGTATGTTGCCACTAAATTGATTTGCTACTGCAGTGCTGTCAAAATAGGTATAGTTTTTAACGTTCTCAACCGCTACATTTAGTTTGGTCCCAAGTCTTTTGATAGACAATTCAGCTTCTAACTTTGTTTTGAATTCTTTTGAGAAATTATTATTGTCCCAATAAAAGTGGTTTGAGTGATAATGGCGCATATAAAAAGCTGGCAGCGTGTTACTGATATTTCCGCGTGCAACTAAATTAACAGTGTCATTTAAAAGATGGAAATTCAAATCTATATTACCTTTTAAACGAAACTGCCCTATACTTTCTTTAAGCATTCCTACCTCTCCTGTGGCTGAATAATGGAGTAATTTACCACTTTTTCTGGATAATTCACCTCCCACATAGACTTCATTTTCAGTATATTTATCTGTTGTGATGGAATCCTGATTCATCAAACTATACTGGCGGAGTTCGTGTGAAATAAATCCTGTGAGTCCGGCCTGGGCATATTTATTGAAACCTTCCAGCAGTGCTATGGCAAATGTGTTCTTTATTGATAAATAACTGGTAGAGTCATTGGAAGAAAGGCTGTTTTTATTGATAAAAGTATTCTTATAGAAGTTAGCTGTTTCAGTATCTGAGATAAAGTTTCTGTGTGCCTTTTCAACTTTCATGGTATGAATGAAACTGGTAACCGGAACGAACTCTATTTCTTTTTTTTCTATTTCTTTCCCATCATCTTTTCCTTTCCCTTTTTCCTTGATCACTTTCTCTCTGTGAAATCCAAGGTTATAACGGTGAGTGAGAAAGATATAATTATCTTTGTTCTTGTTCCATGTATCCGATAATACTGTCGGGATATTTGCCGGCTCGTATTGCTTCTTTCCTTCACTCATGGCAAGCGGGTCTGTGATATAACGATCATCCGTTATTCCTCCATTCTCAATCATCTTTAAATTGAAACTGTTAAAGAGAAGATGTGCCTGATACTTTTCACCAATATAACTGCCAAACAGAGCTCCGTTAAAGTGAGCGGTAGACTGATTGGCGTAAAATCCACGACCGTATTGGTAGTCAATGTTGAAACCAAAAGCCAGGCGTTTATTTGCATTTATGGAAAAATAGGACTTAAAACGTTCTTCTCCGTTAACTTTTGAGCCACACTTAAAGTAAGTCAGATTTGTATATGGCAAGCGTGAGTTAGAGAATCTAAAGTCCTGAGGCTGCACATAAAAACTGGAATATGGATCAATAAACAGATACTGAGAATATTCAGATCGGTCAAAATAAATTCTGGACATTGAAGGTGACCCTAAGTTTCCCAGATAATTGTTGTGTCCGGTTATTCCTTCAACCAGGTTTTGGTTTTGAAAATGCTGATAAGCGGTGTCGGCATGAATAATCTGAACATTTCCCAAACGCTCGTCAACTTTCCACATATAGAGATTGGGATCAATAGATGCAGTATTTACCTTGTTAGTATCTTGCTGAGTTCCATCTTTCGGACTGTTTCCAAGATTACTATTGTACTTTTGGCCCATAGTGGACGACTCTCCAGTTTGCGCAAAGAGTGATATCTGAGTGATGGCCGTTATAAGTATGTATATTATTAATATCCTTTTCATAATTAGGCGCAAATATACAACAAAAAACAATTCACAAGAGGTATTTGTTAAGCTCGATCATTTGAATGAACCTTTTTTTTTATTTCTCATTGCGATTAATGGAAATTAGTAAAAGTGCATTAGCCTTAATTGTATAGCTTTTGCTAAAGACTTGAATGCATACATCC includes the following:
- a CDS encoding nucleoside deaminase; the protein is MNKEQFMRKAIELSIENIANGGGPFGAVIVKGGEIVATGVNRVTDSCDPTAHAEICAIRAAAKKLETFNLSGCEIYTSCEPCPMCLGAIYWARLDKMYYANTKTDAMNIDFDDSFIYDELELKPADRKLQSEPLLREEALKAFEAWTRNLDKIEY
- a CDS encoding DUF4421 domain-containing protein, with product MKRLITFFYILLFPSIFLLAQNEKTGLFKKGKELGEKAKENVNIIGHKINEIDSNYVDPNKYNFAFMLENSNWYEYYRLSSNENNPQRLTIAPNMSYKLGVYFGWRWIFLGWSINLKDLFGNDNQSKKKTEFGLSLYSSMVGGDIYYRKSGSDFKLLSTSGIFKNSETPAYDKDIDGFSVDIKGVNAYWVFNNKKFSYPAAYSQSSNQRRSAGSFIAGFSYSQHKIYFDHSQLPAPVLEKLSDALKFNEINYSDYSLNFGYAYNWVFAKNCLADLSLTPAVAYKKSKVDSDVRNYPTLNDMNLDLITRVGIVYNDSKYFAGASLVMHTYDYRTKNFYLNNSFGTIRVYAGFNFKKKKEYRNK
- a CDS encoding Gfo/Idh/MocA family oxidoreductase, which gives rise to MIRWGFIGCGNVTEKKSGPAFKKIEGSTVVAVMSRDAERAKNYAEKRGIKKWYTDATELIEDPEVNAVYIATPPSSHATYAIMSMKAGKPVYIEKPMASSYEECTRINRISQETGIPCFVAYYRRYLPYFMKVKELIEQGAIGNVINVQVRFAQPPYDLDYNKENLPWRVQPDIAGGGYFYDLASHQLDILQDIFGCILEAQGYKSNRAGLYKAEDTVSASFQFDSGLVGSGSWCFVAHSSAKEDRIEVIGDKGMICFSTFTFDPIAIHTEKGREEFEVENPEHIQYNLIESVIHHLQGKSVCTCDGISATPTNWVMDRILGKI
- a CDS encoding transporter substrate-binding domain-containing protein, yielding MNHIKRRYIKYLILGAISVLLIAVYCTRKEALKGKPRDYAEIKKSGVLRIVTEYNSLSYFVDGDTISGFQYELAKAFAKAQGLRLEIVPEMSFEKRLNGLSCGKFDIIAYNIPATSELKDSILLTSPILLNNQILVQRKAGANNPLFIKSQLDLAHKIIHVEKGSPSILRIRNLSNEIGDAIYIKEIEKYGSEQLMAMVAHGDISYAVCDKSIALASIDSFPQLDIHTDISFTQFYSWGVSKQSPILLDSLNSWLKTFTKSKEYQSIYKKYYKD
- a CDS encoding putative porin encodes the protein MKRILIIYILITAITQISLFAQTGESSTMGQKYNSNLGNSPKDGTQQDTNKVNTASIDPNLYMWKVDERLGNVQIIHADTAYQHFQNQNLVEGITGHNNYLGNLGSPSMSRIYFDRSEYSQYLFIDPYSSFYVQPQDFRFSNSRLPYTNLTYFKCGSKVNGEERFKSYFSINANKRLAFGFNIDYQYGRGFYANQSTAHFNGALFGSYIGEKYQAHLLFNSFNLKMIENGGITDDRYITDPLAMSEGKKQYEPANIPTVLSDTWNKNKDNYIFLTHRYNLGFHREKVIKEKGKGKDDGKEIEKKEIEFVPVTSFIHTMKVEKAHRNFISDTETANFYKNTFINKNSLSSNDSTSYLSIKNTFAIALLEGFNKYAQAGLTGFISHELRQYSLMNQDSITTDKYTENEVYVGGELSRKSGKLLHYSATGEVGMLKESIGQFRLKGNIDLNFHLLNDTVNLVARGNISNTLPAFYMRHYHSNHFYWDNNNFSKEFKTKLEAELSIKRLGTKLNVAVENVKNYTYFDSTAVANQFSGNIQILGATFSQNFKLGKLHLDNEISYQKSGNSTIIPLPELSLYHNLYLETKLAKKVLSLQLGIDVRYFTKYYAPAYTPAIGNFNLQNEANGVKIGGYPIMDLYANLHLKRTRFFVMWYHVNQGSGGNAFYVPHYPINPRLFKIGISWNFYD